AAAGTCTGCATGACAATCTGGCACCTGCGATGAGTACGTTGATCATTATTGGGCATGTTAAAGATGGTGTCGACCTGGCACGTCAACACAATCTGCCTCAACCTTTAATCGACTTTATTGAGCAACACCACGGCACAACTCTTGTTGAATACTTTTTCCGGGAAGCAGAAAAGCAGGCCGATCTAAGCCCGGACCATAAGACAGACGCCGAAGAATCTTCATTTCGTTACCCAGGTCCACAACCACAGACTCGAGAAGCAGGTGTGATGATGCTGGCAGACGCCGTCGAAAGTGCCAGCCGTACGCTAAGCGATCCAACACCCAAGCGAATCAAATCTTTGGTACATTCCCTGGTAATGAAGCGTCTCCTGGATGGACAGTTCAATGAATGCTCATTAACGTTAAGCGAAATCAATATTATTGAAGATTCCCTGGTGAAATCCCTCATCGGCATTTATCACGGTCGTATTAAATATCCGGAAGAGCGTTCTGCATAATACCCGGTAGACTCACTGCATGAATACACCAGACTTGTTTCAAATCAGAATCAAAAATTCACAAACTCAACTAGCAGTTGATGAAGCACTTATCCAGGAAGTTTCCAGTTATCTTCTCAAATCGGAAAAAGTAACTTTTGCTGATATCAGTCTTGCAATCGTCGACAACCCTATGATCCGTGAGTTGAATCAAAACTATCTGGAACACGATTATGACACAGATGTCTTGAGTTTTTTATTAGAATGCCAAATCGATCCCAGTAAACAAGAGGCTGACTTACGAGGCGCTGGAAAGACGATTGAAGGAGAGATTATTGTCTCGGCGGAAATGGCTGTTTCGATGTCAGAAGTTTATGATTGGTCTGCCGATCATGAACTATTACTTTATATTATTCATGGCTTGCTCCATTTATGTGGTTATGATGACTTATCAGACGAAGAAATCCTGCTAATGCGAACGAAAGAACAACAGATTTTAAATCACTGGGGACTTACAATACCTCGACGGGAAGAGTGAGAAATGCTAATTTTTTCATTATCACTCATTTTTGTTCCTTAAATTTTGACTATTTGCTCAATTTATGATCTCCCTGATTTTTACGGCTTTAATTTTATTCACACTGTTCTCGGGTTTGTTAGTTTTCTCACTTAGAGATTTTTCGCGAAGCCGATTAGAGGCACTCTGTGAAGAAGCAAATGTGCCGAGTCGATTCAGCGAAATTCTGAGATCCCATCCGACTATCCTGCTAGCCGCTGATTTCTCTTATCTCGCCGGCATTATATTCATCTCAGTGATTCTCACCAGATACTATATTGAAATACCGAATGAATTCAGTTCCATTCCAGCAGGTATTCTATTTGTCATTCAAATGATCCTGGAATTAGTAATAGGGGCATTACTATTAATGACAATTCCCTGGACACTCGCACGAATTACGGGAGAACGATTCCTGCAAATATTTTGGCCGATCATTCGCTGGTTACCCTTTTTCCTTACGCCTCTGATTTGGGCATCCTGGAAGATTGATGAACTTTCACATCGATTGGCTGGTAAAGAAGAAGCAAAAAATGGTCGAGAAGCCAATATTAGTGAAGAAATTCTGACGGTTGTCGAAGAAGGAGAACGTGGAGGAATTCTGGAAACAGGTGCCGGTAAAATGATTCAACGCGTCATGGAATTACAAGACGAAGATGTGGCAGCCATTATGACGCAGCGAATGGATATGGAGTATATCTCCGTCAATGCAACTCTTGATGAAGCTTTGTTAAAGTTTATTGATGCAGGCCATTCACGGATACCGGTCATTGGCGAATCAACTGACGACATTGTAGGTATTCTATATGCGAGAGAACTACTAAAACAATACTCGAATGATAACCAACAATCTAATTCACCTGATGAACTTACCATTCAAAATCTCATGTTCCAGCCATTTTATATTCCAGAAACAACGGGTATAGATTCCCTGTTACAAACAATGCAAAAAGAGCATGTGCATATGGCAATCGTCATTGACGAATATGGGGGTGTTGCAGGCTTGGTCACAATGGAAGACGTTCTTGAAGAAATTGTCGGCGATATTGTTGATGAGTTTGATGAAGAAGAAGAGCAGATGATTTTCGATCTTGGAAATGACGTCATTGAAGTTGATGCTCGTGTCCATATCGATGATTTAAATGAGCAATTTAGCTATAATCTGCCTGAGGAAAAAGACTTTGACACAATTGGAGGATTTGTGATTACTCATGTCGGCAAAGTTCCTCAAGCGGGCGAGTCTCTTACCTGGCAACAATTACGTATCGATGTACTAGAGTCTGATGAGCGAAAAATCAGTAAACTTCGTATCGAAGTAGACCATTCTCTTGTAGAAGAAATCGACACAGACACTTAAGGACAAAGTCACATCTTACCAACGTTCAACAGGTCCACCGGGAACGGGGATATGCATCTCTGGTAGAGTTCCATCTCGGGAACCAGACACCGGACCTTTTGCAGCAATTTTTTTTATCGCGACATTAAAAGCATTCAAATTCTGTGCACACTGAAATTCATGGCGTAATGCTGGTTTCACTCGCATCGACTTTAAATACCAGTGTCCCATTTTGCGAAACATCGGAAGAGCCCGTTCCTCTGTCGTCATCTCCAGCAAATAATGAAACTGTCGTAATAACAGTTCCAGTCGTTCATTAAAATTACCTGGAGGAGCACACTCTCCCGTTTTCTCCCATTGGCACAGTTGACGAAAAATCCATGGATTCGCGAGTGCACCTCGACCAATCGAAACACCTGCACAACCAGTCGTTTTTAACATATAATCTGCATCAGCAATGCTCGTAACGTCTCCATTACCAATTACGGGAATCGATTCAACAGCTTCCACAACTTGTCGAATCCCTTCGTGATTCACTGAACCACGAAAACCTTGCTCGCGCGTTCGACCATGGATGGCAACTGCAACAACCCCTACTTGTTCAAACTCTCTGGCAAAGAAGGGCGCAGTCAAATTTCTGTCGTCCCAGCCCAGGCGCATCTTGACAGTCACAGGAATTTTCACCGCTTCAACTACCGACTTCACTAACGCTACCGTCTCATCTGGACGACACATCATGCTGGCACCAGCTCCTCCTTTGACAATTCGATTGACAGGGCACCCCATATTAATATCAATCGAATCTACGCCTCGTTCTTCCAGCAATTGAGCGGCGTCGCGCATCTGTATTGGTTCATTGCCAAAGATCTGCACAGCAAAAGGAGTGTCTTCAGGGCACGTTTGAATGAGCTGAAGTGTCTTGGCACTTCCTTCCAGTAACCCGCGGGCATTGACAAGATCTGTTGTTGCTAAACCAACGCCTCCCAATTCGCGAACAATGCGCCGGAAAGGTAAATTTGTATAGCCTGCCAGAGGGGATAGCAAATAACGCGATTCCAATTGCATTGAACCATAGCAGACAGGTGGTCGCGGATCAGGTTGTGGAGGCAAAGACGGTTTCATTAGTACTTTGAACATAAAAAACGTAATTTAAGTTTTCAACTACATATTATCAGGCAATTTCTGGGAGGAAAATAGTGTCAGTTATCAAATCAACGATCTCTGTGTTGCTAAATATACTTGATTTACCTCAAAAGTGAAAATAGGCGAAATACCTAAACATTTCTCATTGAAGTTTCTCTATCGATTATGCCGATAAGGACGATATCGATTCTTTCTGGCTTCATCCTATGGGAACCGTCTGGTGCTGACTCGTATTTTTATATTGTTAATTTGTCTATCCAATATGACGGGGTGTGTCATCATGCAGACCTCTGTCACCAATCCCAATCCTAAGCTAAAAACAGTCGCAATCGTCCCATTTTTTAATCTCAGTCAGGAACCAGATGTAGATGGAAGACGTTTTGCACTCGCTTATTATTCCGAATTACAAAAAGTGCCCGGATTTCAAGTGTTACCATTGGGCGTTGCCGAGGTGGCGATGGTGGAACACCGACTACAAATGAATAATCCGGATGATGTTCTCAAACTGGCTCAAGTTCTTAATGTTGACGCAGTTGTGATTGGTGCAGTCACCGATTACTCACCCTACTATCCACCACGAATTGGCATGCAGGTTTCATGGTACTCACCTCATGCTCAGGAATTTATACCTGGATTTCCTTTACTCGTTGAAGAGCGTCATGCCAAGAAATCAACCTTAAATGAACTGTTTTATTTAGATCGACTTATGGCGAAAGAGACTAGAAAAGCTAAACATGTAATGAAACGAGAGGAAAGACAAGCCTCTCACATGGAACGTAAAGCAGTCAAACAGGATAAAAAAATACAGCGAAAAATGCAGAAGCTACCTTGCCCCGATGGCTGCCCACCTGAACAGAACCTGGCTCCACCAGCATTAGAAACCGTCTTCCGAGGACAGTCCTCTGAATCCGTTGATCCATGGGATTACCACAATTCAAAAACGAGAGTGATTCAGGCTTATGCTCAGGCCAATCAGGGAGCTCAAACAGCTGGTTCCATCATTCAAGTTCCCATGAATACTCTAGACAAAACAAAATCAAAACAACGACCGGTTATTGCCCCTAAACCACCAATCCCCCCAAACGGACATGTAATACAGAAAGATTCTTCGGATGTGAACCAATTAGAGGAATACTGCCCGCCAGAAAAATCCTCGGAAGAGGCTGGGTTCGACCCACGCCAACCTTTTATGTCTTACACAAGACTCTTTGATGGATCTGACGCAGCTTTAGTCGCTCATTTACGAGACTATCTGGAAGTCAGCGGAGATCGCCGTAGCGGTGGTTGGGAAGCGTATTTACATCGAAGTGAGGACTTTATTCGGTTTACATCACATTTAATGATTTTAGAGATGTTAACGCTTCATGGTGGTCAAGCTAAGCATCAGATCATCTTCAAAGTAAGAAAATACCGATAATCCCACCGCTCGATAGCCGATATTAACTATTGCGGTTAAACGAGCACTCCCACTCAATCCAGTCTATGACTCTAGTGCTCTGATGTAAAACAAAGGATTGCTATCGTGAAACAACAAATGAATGTCGTCGCATTAGTCAAAGATTCAGAACGCTATGTGTTTCTATATGACGATGCCAGCTCTTCCCAGATGTTACAAACACTGGGACAATATGCAGCTGACAAGGAATTAAGTTTCACCTGGTATGATGCTGCTGTTATGAGTCAAAAAGTAAGAAAATTAAGACGGGAAGCAGAGTTGGAAGAACAATCAGGACGTTTACGAAAAACAGCCTGAAACTCGATCATCGCATTCTAACGCAAAGAAGCCTGTCGCCCTAAACGAAGCTCATCAATAAAGAATCGATTTTTTAACTCTTATGATCTCTTCGCAATCTATCAGGTCAATTGAACTGCATGATGCAATTGACAGCTTCCTGCGATATTTACAAATTGAACGTAACGCATCTGACTTAACACTCAAATCGTATTCCGAAGATTTGGATAGTCTTGTCGAGTACCTTACTGAATATGAAGGAGTGCTATTAACTCCGGATCGCATTGGAATCAGTGAACTGCGACGCTTTGTCGCTTATTTGCATGAGTGTCAATATGAACGAACCACGATTGCCAGGCGCTTAGCATGCCTCCGAAGTTTTTTTCGGTATTGCTGCCGCGAGGGTTATACAAAAACAAATCCGGCCAAACCATTGCGAACTCCGCGTACCGGAAGAAAATTACCCCATTTCTTGACAACAGACCAGATTGCATCTTTGTTGGAAGCTCCTCCGGCTAATAACAAAATGGGTCTCCGAGACCGCGCCATTTTTGAAACTCTCTATTCTGCAGGCTTGCGTGTTTCCGAATTGGTAAGTCTCAATATCAGTGACTGGGACCAACAATCCAATGTGATTCGTGTTCTGGGTAAGGGGCGAAAAGAGCGTATTGCTCCAATTGGCAGTTTTGCCGACAAAGCATTAAAACGTTGGTTAGCAGAAAGGGAAGCGAAACCGGGGGCACACCCGGATGCTGATGCACTTTTTCTGAATCGCCTTAAAACTCGTCTTACGACACGCAGTGTGGGGCGCATGTTGGAAAAATATCTGCTCCAGACTGGACTGGACAAAAAAACGAGCCCACATACATTAAGACACAGTTTTGCAACACATCTGCTGGATGGTGGTGCAGACCTACGAAGCGTACAAGAGTTATTGGGACATAAAAGCTTAACGACCACACAAATCTATACACACGTAAGTACGAAACGATTACGCGAAACTTACGAAAAATCTCACCCACATGCACAACGCTCAAAATAGAAGCTCTTCTTTTGAATCTGACAAATAAAAGTTTTAATTTGCCATATTCTTGCCGATGAATGAAATGGATCTGCCATTTAGTCTCGCTCACTAGCAGTTTCAAATTTAAGCGGTACTCCCTCTTTTAAGCTTTTACGTGAAAGCTTAACAAGTTGAATTGCCTGGCAAACATCGTTGATATTGGCTACCGGTATAATACCGCCAATAACACGGCGGCAAAAATGGTCCAACATCACTTCTAATTCTCGACGATCGCTTTTCAGCGACTCGGTAATTGAGGAGGATTCATCTTCCCAATGAATCTCGTCAGGAGAATGAAACTCAGCCTTTCCATTTCGACATGCAATCTGATGCCTGGGAAAGAAAGATTCTGACTCTCGTTGTTCCGATTTTATTTTTATCACTGCGAAACGTTCGGAAGTTGATACGGGGTCCGGCAAAAAATCAACCTTAATTTGTCGATAATCCTCTGACAGATCACTCGAATCGGAATGAAAAGTAGTATGAACTTGAACTGGTTTCGTACGCATGACATAACAACACCAGTCAAATAATCCGACCAGAAAATCGGTCTCATTTTTCTGCCCAGGAATTTCGACTTCCTGGTCTACACCAGGACAACAGGTCTCGATTTGAATTGAATTCGGATTTCCTAAACGAGTCACTGCTAATTCAAAAAAACGACTCGTTGCCTGTGAATAGCGCCGGCTGAATTCAGGCATCAAAGTCACTAGCTGTTCCGTTGCTCTGGCGTGAATCAATTCCAATAATTCAAGTTCTTCACCTAAACTGCCCGCAATATAAACGGGGCGGTGCTGCTGACTAAGTATTTTGAGCGGATAATGATCCATCCAATCTGAGTGTAGCAACAGAAATGCATCCAATGGATATCGCGAGACAAGAGAACCAATTCCTGAAACAACAGCTGCATTCCAATGCTCAGCAACTTGTTCCGCGCGACTGCGAACCGGATCAAATACCGCCTTGATTTGGATTCTCTGATCCATCATCCGCAGTACAGGCTCATAGCGCTGTTCCCAATATGGACCAAGTCCTATTATTCCAATTCTGACCATATTGGAAGCATTACTGAATTCTGGAACAATACAAAAGAAAGTGATATTCAGCGAGAGAAACAACCTAACCTGACGACTAAGTCATTGATCCCAAAGAAACGATTCGGACCTGGCTATGATATTCTTAAATTGGTCTTTGAATCAAGCCTTTACTTTGAATAGAAAGACTAATGTCCAAACCAAAGCGTGGCAACGACTAGATAACACACATATATTGTCAATAAGATCAAACCACTTAAAGGAGAGATCTGTTTTCGTCGCCAAGAAAGTCCCAACATCGCCAGAATTAATAAAATGACGACAGGCCCATCCAGCAATACGGTCTGTTTTGGAATCGGCAAAGGCTGAATTAACGCACATGTGGCGATCACCATCGTTATATTCAGGACATTGGCCCCAATAATATTTCCTGTACCTAATGCACCATGCCCTTTAATAATGGAAAGAACTGAGATCGTGTATTCTGGCAAAGAAGTCCCCACAGCAAGGATTGTCAATCCAATGAGTAGCTCAGAAACTTCGAAATACCGCGCCACTTGTACCGCATTGGTTACCAATAGTTTGCTCCCCAAAATGACCAGACAGGCACCACAGAAAAATGCAGATACTAACTTGAAATAATAAG
The Gimesia aquarii DNA segment above includes these coding regions:
- the ybeY gene encoding rRNA maturation RNase YbeY, giving the protein MNTPDLFQIRIKNSQTQLAVDEALIQEVSSYLLKSEKVTFADISLAIVDNPMIRELNQNYLEHDYDTDVLSFLLECQIDPSKQEADLRGAGKTIEGEIIVSAEMAVSMSEVYDWSADHELLLYIIHGLLHLCGYDDLSDEEILLMRTKEQQILNHWGLTIPRREE
- a CDS encoding hemolysin family protein, whose translation is MISLIFTALILFTLFSGLLVFSLRDFSRSRLEALCEEANVPSRFSEILRSHPTILLAADFSYLAGIIFISVILTRYYIEIPNEFSSIPAGILFVIQMILELVIGALLLMTIPWTLARITGERFLQIFWPIIRWLPFFLTPLIWASWKIDELSHRLAGKEEAKNGREANISEEILTVVEEGERGGILETGAGKMIQRVMELQDEDVAAIMTQRMDMEYISVNATLDEALLKFIDAGHSRIPVIGESTDDIVGILYARELLKQYSNDNQQSNSPDELTIQNLMFQPFYIPETTGIDSLLQTMQKEHVHMAIVIDEYGGVAGLVTMEDVLEEIVGDIVDEFDEEEEQMIFDLGNDVIEVDARVHIDDLNEQFSYNLPEEKDFDTIGGFVITHVGKVPQAGESLTWQQLRIDVLESDERKISKLRIEVDHSLVEEIDTDT
- the dusB gene encoding tRNA dihydrouridine synthase DusB gives rise to the protein MKPSLPPQPDPRPPVCYGSMQLESRYLLSPLAGYTNLPFRRIVRELGGVGLATTDLVNARGLLEGSAKTLQLIQTCPEDTPFAVQIFGNEPIQMRDAAQLLEERGVDSIDINMGCPVNRIVKGGAGASMMCRPDETVALVKSVVEAVKIPVTVKMRLGWDDRNLTAPFFAREFEQVGVVAVAIHGRTREQGFRGSVNHEGIRQVVEAVESIPVIGNGDVTSIADADYMLKTTGCAGVSIGRGALANPWIFRQLCQWEKTGECAPPGNFNERLELLLRQFHYLLEMTTEERALPMFRKMGHWYLKSMRVKPALRHEFQCAQNLNAFNVAIKKIAAKGPVSGSRDGTLPEMHIPVPGGPVERW
- the xerC gene encoding tyrosine recombinase XerC; protein product: MHDAIDSFLRYLQIERNASDLTLKSYSEDLDSLVEYLTEYEGVLLTPDRIGISELRRFVAYLHECQYERTTIARRLACLRSFFRYCCREGYTKTNPAKPLRTPRTGRKLPHFLTTDQIASLLEAPPANNKMGLRDRAIFETLYSAGLRVSELVSLNISDWDQQSNVIRVLGKGRKERIAPIGSFADKALKRWLAEREAKPGAHPDADALFLNRLKTRLTTRSVGRMLEKYLLQTGLDKKTSPHTLRHSFATHLLDGGADLRSVQELLGHKSLTTTQIYTHVSTKRLRETYEKSHPHAQRSK